A stretch of the Ischnura elegans chromosome 5, ioIscEleg1.1, whole genome shotgun sequence genome encodes the following:
- the LOC124158623 gene encoding zinc finger protein 37-like isoform X1, translating to MDLKNSARLCRLCLCISRQFIDVMEENGDLGFVVAKTIEDLLQFKVRKVGNYPWLACSTCLEKLIDFKLFKSRCIDSNITFEKRFCQGTIEDASENILEMPNADEITEGGDGSNEEGADVSKMCQALTGVKAVTSDWHDYDEGNPNVILYPCKREFQDSSEGNLEDQEEGIDIEEGQRLDIKEEPQEFRVDESSYPPEVPGMSSFDPVTGATCSNRPVQRESTERESVSRVKVRQRKRKQSLGGIAGEDSAVGEGFYCVFCSAVLSTEKNLRDHIAEHEEGRLKHRQTQQQLSKENTAGKVVFMNPINASAKGCGGPSKRKTGVNSLPLSLVTPHYGYDSCKKRGRKCLKDFRSLAAFEAHKSNNCKSKFKCTRCNKYFGTQSSLTGHLKATNASKSSCKACSLFFSYRCELRAHRREVHTKVFMCKDCHCSFDRYYHLREHLLTHCKVKPLVCKDCQQTFIGTSALRKHRTEAHNGRGDQTSKESSVTT from the exons ATGGATCTGAAAAATAGTGCTAGATTATGTAGGCTTTGCCTCTGCATCAGCAGGCAATTTATAGATGTGATGGAAGAAAACGGTGATCTGGGGTTCGTCGTGGCGAAAACCATAGAAGATTTACTTCAATTTAAA GTGCGGAAGGTTGGAAATTACCCCTGGCTAGCATGTTCCACTTGTCTGGAAAAGCTTATCGATTTTAAACTCTTTAAAAGCCGATGCATTGATTCTAACATAACATTTGAAAAAAGGTTTTGCCAAGGTACCATAGAGGATGCATCAGAAAATATTCTAGAG ATGCCAAATGCTGATGAGATTACTGAGGGAGGTGATGGATCGAATGAAGAAGGAGCTGATGTGAGTAAAATGTGCCAGGCACTGACAGGAGTAAAAGCTGTAACTTCTGATTGGCACGATTATGATGAAGGAAATCCCAATGTGATATTGTATCCTTGCAAGAGAGAATTCCAAGACTCCAGTGAAGGAAACTTAGAAGACCAGGAAGAAGGGATTGACATTGAAGAA GGACAGAGGTTGGACATAAAGGAGGAACCTCAAGAATTTCGAGTGGATGAATCATCATATCCACCTGAG gtTCCTGGAATGTCTTCATTTGATCCTGTTACTGGTGCAACTTGTTCGAATCGGCCAGTTCAGCGTGAATCGACTGAAAGGGAGTCAGTGTCTCGTGTTAAAGTGCGCCAACGCAAACGCAAACAGTCATTGGGGGGCATTGCAGGTGAGGACTCTGCTGTTGGTGAAGGGTTTTATTGTGTCTTCTGCAGTGCGGTGTTGAGTACGGAAAAGAATTTACGTGACCACATTGCAGAACATGAGGAAGGGAGGTTGAAACACCGGCAGACCCAACAGCAACTATCCAAAGAAAATACTGCTGGTAAAGTGGTTTTTATGAATCCAATCAATGCATCGGCAAAAGGCTGCGGTGGCCCAAGTAAAAGAAAGACTGGCGTCAATTCATTGCCTCTTTCGCTTGTTACGCCTCATTATGGTTATGACTCCTGCAAAAAGCGAGGCAGAAAGTGTTTAAAGGATTTCCGGTCACTTGCTGCTTTTGAGGCCCATAAGAGTAATAATTGCAAGTCTAAGTTTAAGTGTACTcgatgcaataaatattttggtacTCAATCCAGCTTGACAGGACATTTGAAGGCAACCAACGCAAGTAAGTCCTCCTGTAAAGCTTGTTCATTGTTTTTCAGTTACAGATGTGAGCTGAGAGCTCACAGAAGAGAGGTTCATACAAAGGTGTTTATGTGTAAAGATTGCCATTGTTCTTTTGATAGATATTATCACTTAAGGGAACATCTACTCACTCATTGTAAAGTGAAGCCATTGGTGTGTAAAGATTGCCAGCAAACTTTCATTGGTACTAGTGCATTGAGGAAGCATAGAACAGAAGCCCATAATGGTAGAGGTGATCAAACAAGCAAGGAATCAAGTGTTACTACTTGA
- the LOC124158623 gene encoding zinc finger protein 37-like isoform X2, giving the protein MLVAGSEVVFVFRSISSIANLEGSVKVRKVGNYPWLACSTCLEKLIDFKLFKSRCIDSNITFEKRFCQGTIEDASENILEMPNADEITEGGDGSNEEGADVSKMCQALTGVKAVTSDWHDYDEGNPNVILYPCKREFQDSSEGNLEDQEEGIDIEEGQRLDIKEEPQEFRVDESSYPPEVPGMSSFDPVTGATCSNRPVQRESTERESVSRVKVRQRKRKQSLGGIAGEDSAVGEGFYCVFCSAVLSTEKNLRDHIAEHEEGRLKHRQTQQQLSKENTAGKVVFMNPINASAKGCGGPSKRKTGVNSLPLSLVTPHYGYDSCKKRGRKCLKDFRSLAAFEAHKSNNCKSKFKCTRCNKYFGTQSSLTGHLKATNASKSSCKACSLFFSYRCELRAHRREVHTKVFMCKDCHCSFDRYYHLREHLLTHCKVKPLVCKDCQQTFIGTSALRKHRTEAHNGRGDQTSKESSVTT; this is encoded by the exons ATGTTAGTTGCTGGAAGTGAAGTGGTTTTTGTTTTCCGGTCGATCTCATCTATTGCTAACTTGGAGGGAAGTGTGAAG GTGCGGAAGGTTGGAAATTACCCCTGGCTAGCATGTTCCACTTGTCTGGAAAAGCTTATCGATTTTAAACTCTTTAAAAGCCGATGCATTGATTCTAACATAACATTTGAAAAAAGGTTTTGCCAAGGTACCATAGAGGATGCATCAGAAAATATTCTAGAG ATGCCAAATGCTGATGAGATTACTGAGGGAGGTGATGGATCGAATGAAGAAGGAGCTGATGTGAGTAAAATGTGCCAGGCACTGACAGGAGTAAAAGCTGTAACTTCTGATTGGCACGATTATGATGAAGGAAATCCCAATGTGATATTGTATCCTTGCAAGAGAGAATTCCAAGACTCCAGTGAAGGAAACTTAGAAGACCAGGAAGAAGGGATTGACATTGAAGAA GGACAGAGGTTGGACATAAAGGAGGAACCTCAAGAATTTCGAGTGGATGAATCATCATATCCACCTGAG gtTCCTGGAATGTCTTCATTTGATCCTGTTACTGGTGCAACTTGTTCGAATCGGCCAGTTCAGCGTGAATCGACTGAAAGGGAGTCAGTGTCTCGTGTTAAAGTGCGCCAACGCAAACGCAAACAGTCATTGGGGGGCATTGCAGGTGAGGACTCTGCTGTTGGTGAAGGGTTTTATTGTGTCTTCTGCAGTGCGGTGTTGAGTACGGAAAAGAATTTACGTGACCACATTGCAGAACATGAGGAAGGGAGGTTGAAACACCGGCAGACCCAACAGCAACTATCCAAAGAAAATACTGCTGGTAAAGTGGTTTTTATGAATCCAATCAATGCATCGGCAAAAGGCTGCGGTGGCCCAAGTAAAAGAAAGACTGGCGTCAATTCATTGCCTCTTTCGCTTGTTACGCCTCATTATGGTTATGACTCCTGCAAAAAGCGAGGCAGAAAGTGTTTAAAGGATTTCCGGTCACTTGCTGCTTTTGAGGCCCATAAGAGTAATAATTGCAAGTCTAAGTTTAAGTGTACTcgatgcaataaatattttggtacTCAATCCAGCTTGACAGGACATTTGAAGGCAACCAACGCAAGTAAGTCCTCCTGTAAAGCTTGTTCATTGTTTTTCAGTTACAGATGTGAGCTGAGAGCTCACAGAAGAGAGGTTCATACAAAGGTGTTTATGTGTAAAGATTGCCATTGTTCTTTTGATAGATATTATCACTTAAGGGAACATCTACTCACTCATTGTAAAGTGAAGCCATTGGTGTGTAAAGATTGCCAGCAAACTTTCATTGGTACTAGTGCATTGAGGAAGCATAGAACAGAAGCCCATAATGGTAGAGGTGATCAAACAAGCAAGGAATCAAGTGTTACTACTTGA